CTGGTTTGAAATGCCACTCACCGACCATGAGCTGGATGATATCAACAAAAAATTAGGGAAACGGTATGAATTTGCTGTGGTTTTCACCTGGATTGCCGGCCTGTTAAACCTGCTGGCTATCTGGGATGCGTTTGAAGGCCCCGCTTACGGCAGAGGTGATGAAGAAGAATTGAAACCGGATGATAAACAGCCGGAGCCTGTAAAGTCCTGATTCCTCAAATCTCCCTTAACAGTTTGGATTCCAAGTATCCTGTTTTTATTATAAAAGGTGTTATGAGAAAATGACCGTTTCACTACTTTTTGCCAATCAGGTCAATGCGGTAGTGTATCTGATTCCGCTGCTGGCAGTGATCAGTCTGGTCTATAACGCCACGCGGTATGAGATACCGCAAATCATTATTCAACGATCGATCAGGTTTTTTTTCACATCTGTTATAATCATGGGAGCGCTGATGACTTTACTGGCATTGCTTTCGTGGAACCTGTGAACAGGCAGGCACCAGTTTTCTGCACCGGATATATCCCGGATCTCGCCATGCTAAAGTATGCAGCAGAAACTTTTTGACTTGCTAAAAAAACATTCTCATTTATTTATATTCAATTGCACTTTAGGCAAATGTTGCACATACTCAGACGATTGCGGGGTTACGGATTCCCTTTCTGCAATTGCGAGGTTGGGATTATTTTATGCAGACCAATGGATTTGCACTGACAGAAGTCGTAGATCTGGCAGATCACACAGATCTGTTTGAACTATTAGATAATGAAAGTGTCTATACGCTCTCTCACCAGGGTTTCAGCGCGGGTTTTTCCAGCGTGAAAGCGATCAGTCGCTCTACGGGCATCGAAACACGACGCCTGCTGCAGCCGGATCTTTCACCACTGGATATCGCGACTGCGATTGCAGAAAAACTGCAACTGACCGTCGGCTTTGACTGGGCTGACTGTCCGGCAATCCTGCTGTGCCATTCGCATACCCGCAACCAGTCTGCCCGTCAGCTGTGCGATCAGCTCTCTGAAAAACTGGGGGTCCCCTCCGAGCGATTTATCGCCTTAAACTACGGCTGCGTCGGATTTATCGAGCTGCTGAACCGTGCCTCCAGGCTGCTTTTAGACCAGCCCGCCGGCGTGCACATTCCCCTGTTGACCGTCGAAACCCCCGAACACTGGCATGATTCCTCAGACAAGGCATTCTGCGGGATCGTTTCTGCCGGCGCTACTGGCACGACGTTGTGGAGTGGTCCCGGACATACCCTGCTGCATGTCGAAACATCAACCGAATATATTCCTGACGAACGCCGAAAAGCAGATATGCCTCTGTTCTGGACCGAACAGGGAGATATGTACGACTTCCGGGGACAGCCGGAGCATAAACTCGTCATGCATATGGATGGCGAATCCGTGTTTCTGAACGGCGTTGATCTGATGCTCGAAGCCTGTCTGAAGTCGTACGAAGAAGTTTCCGGCACAACGGAACGTATTCTGATTGCCCCCCATCAGCCCAGTGGCAAACTGTTAAAAGCCATGATCGCTGCGGCAAAGCAGATTCCCATTTCCGCCGACTTCCTCAACAATCTGCCGAACTATGGGAATTCGATCTCATCAACGATTCCCACCATTCTGGCGCGGCTGGATGAAGTGGTGGAAAATAACGATCATGCTCCTGTGAATCCCGGAGATCTGATCCTGCTGCCCGCAGCAGGCATCTGCATGGATCGCCTGACAGACTCGATGTGTATTGGTCGTGCGGCATTGAGATGGCAGCCTGGTCGTTACCGGGACGAATCGTAAGATTCACGCAGCCTCGCGATCAGCACCACGTGTACCGAAGGCTTCCCGCCCTTCGATGATCGAACCTTTGTCGAACCGTTTCCCAAAATAGAGGGCTTGGGCAGAAGCATCACTGAGCACGGTTTCCGCGTCTCCGCTGACCAGTACCTGTCCAGCGGAAATGATATAACTGCGGTCGGTAATGGTTAACGTCTCCCGTTCCCGGTGGTCGGTCAGCAGGATCGAAATGCCGTCATCGCGCAGATCAGCGATGATGTCCTGAATGTCATGGATCGTGACCGGGTCAATCCCGGTAAAAGGTTCATCGAGCAGGATCAGTTCGGGAGAACTGCCCAGGCAGCGTGCGATTTCCAGCCGTCGCCTTTCTCCCCCGGACAGTGTGGAAGCAATCTGTTTGCGTTTCGCTGTCAGACCAAACTGGTCCAGCAGTCGGTCAACCGTTTCATGCCTCTGCTTGCGGGTTACATCCAGAAATTCGAGAATGGCATAAATGTTCTGCTCGATTGAAAGTTTCACAAAGACGCTTTCATCCTGAGGCAGGTAGCCCATGCCTTGCCGGGCCCGTTTATACATAGGCCACTTCGTCACGTCATTGCCTTCGAGATACACGCGGCCTTTGGTCGGAGCAACCATCCCACAAGCCATACGGAAGGTGGTCGTTTTGCCGGCTCCGTTCGGGCCGAGCAGCCCGACGATCTCGCCCCGCTCCACGAAGAAGTCGACACCATCCACGGCCCGTTTGCCAGGATAATCTTTCACCAGACCCACACATTCCAGTAATGCCATCGTACTCGTCCTCCTTGACGAAACCGCAATCAAAACTCACGTGAGTGGTGATTCTACTAAATTATGCCATTCGGCTGAATATCGATTTCAAACACATTGTCAAAGTATGATATGAGCTTACCGGATACGTTTCATCCTGGAAAAATTAGGATAAAAGGGGATCGACAGTTTGGCATAAGGATCATCAGGATAAACTCCCGGACGCGTTTGATGGTAGAAAAACCGCTTGAGTGGGCCAGCAGTGGGTGAGTAGCCTCGCCCATCATTCATAAACGGAATTCCATGTGGCCAGTAGATCATAAAAGCCTTCCCGACCAGAGCAGAACGGGGAACAGCATGCCGGTGCTCTGCCTGACGTGAATTCCCCCAGAGCCGACTGTCGGCACTGCGGGCGGAGTTATCACCCAGCACAAAGAACTCCTCATCGGACATTTTATCAAACCGGACCTGCTGGCGGTGATCCTCATACTGTCGACTCCAGGCAGCAGGATCCCAGAGCAGTTCCCATAAGTGCCTGCGATCGCCGGAGTACTCCTGATTCTGATAATACTCATCCGCGCGATAATAAATGTCACGCTGCAGCATGAGATGCGAAACAGTAAATTCGATGCCAACCCCCGTTATACCCGCTGGTGCCAGATCACCCTCGCGGGGTGCTGGTGAAACCGGAGGCTGGTATTGCGTCGCTGTCCCCAGATCCACTTCAGACCCATTCACCCACAGGCAGAGCCTCTGGTCCACATTCGCTAACATGACGGAATAGCCGCCCTTCCCTTTGAGCTCTGTTTCAACCGTGGTCAGCTCAGTTTCGACTGGCTCGGGGTTGGGGAAATCCTCCACAAAATACAGTTTGGCCTGACCGGTTTTGACATCAAAGCGAACCCGAAAATGTCGATCTCCCCGCATGAGTTCAACCAGCAGCTCGCCTGCTTCTGACTGGATCTCGACATCAAAACTGAGTGTCAGATCTCCGACCCAGAATGCGGCGTCGTATGTAAATGCTCCGGAAGAGGACCCACCCGAATAGTTATTGTAAGCTGTGTAATCGCTGATCAGTCGGGACTGGGGGGGAGAAGAGAGCATCGTCTGTGTGAACAGTTCAGGGTTTTCCTGCAGCAATGCCCATTCCGACTGACGGGGTACGATATGCCGATAGCGGAGCCATTCCAGTTTTTCGGCTTTGCCCGCTATGCCTTTGAACTGATAAGCCCGCGTTTCACGATCCAGTTCCCAGGTAGACTGCTTGAGGTCTTCAAAGCGCGTCTCAACCGGTTTGACCTGTTGCATGGGAGACCAGCGCTCAGGCCAGCCATACTCCAGAATTTCGCGCGGCGGGTAATCATCGTCATAGACGAGCTGCTGAACTGTCAGTTGTTTGTTTAAATTGTCTTTGCGGAGAATCTGGAACGGTTCTTTTTCATTTTTACGGGCATAGACGTCCCCACGGGAAATCTGAAGTTCTTCACCAGGCAGTCCGACAAGTCGTTTGATGTAGTTCGTCTGCGAGGCTTCCGGATATTTGAAAACGATCACATCCCAGCGACCGGGATCTCCGTAATCAAAGGGAAACTTATTGACGATAATGCGGTCCCCGGTAAAGGGCATGGCATCCTGCAGGTTCGTGTAGTAACGACAGTTCGGGCAGAAGGCACCGGTTACTTTGTTGTCCGGAAGATAGTACTCGGATTTTTCGACCAGTTCATCGCTGGCTCCCACAGCATACTTCACACCACACTCGGCGCAGTGCAGTTCTTTATGTCGTCCATACAGAGTCGGAGCCATCGATCCTGTAGGAATCACGAACGCTTCGGCTGAGTAGGCGCGAAACACAAAAGCAAATACAAGGGCAATAATGATCGATTCTATCGTATCGCGCATCTCATTGTGGCGACTTTTGCCCTGCTCCGGTTCTGTATTGCTTTTCTCAACCTGCTCATTCGAAACTTTTTTCAGTTTTGCTTTTTCAATTTTTTTGGCCATTGCCGACAACCTGTCAAATCTAAAATGCCCGGACACCTGGTGGATCAAATCGGTGTGTCAGATCTGATCATTCGCTGCGGGCTCTGATTTATGAACTGTTTTCTAAATATTTCTGTAAAATAAATGCGTTTCTACTAGTGAATATAGCGAATTCGGGTGAAATCTGGAATGCGGATGTGACCTATCTGATCACCTATTTTGACCTCGCCCTGCCTCGAAGGTAAATGCACGAGAAACGGCTTGCCCAGCAGGTATTTCTGGTCTACTTTTCCGTCTGCCCAGCTACGGCTGTCGAGCGAAACCGGACTGTTATCGCCCAGCATGAAATAGCTGCTCTGATCCAGCTGGTATGGTTCATCAACCCCATGCAGGGCTTTACCACGCGTATAGTGGATATCGCGAAACAGTTTCACGTTCGTCAGTTGAAAGGTTCCGCCGCGGGCACCAAACTGCAGGGGAATCCGAATCTCCTCACGCTGCTCTGAATTTTTACTGAAGAGCAGAGGCTGGTAGGCCAGTTCTCCATTGATGGCAAACAGAGCCTGTCGATCCATCACCGACATTTCCAGTTTGACGGGCTGCGAGCGAAAGTCGCTGCGCAACGGTCCGGTACGAATCGGCTGTGTTCGATCGTCGATAAACAGATTGATCTGCCTCTGTTTGAAGTCGATGATATTCCGAAAGTGATGCTGACCGTCGAACAATTCAATCACCAGTTCCCCCGCGGGTGACTTCACCTGCAGGTCACACGCAAACAGAAAATCGTGTACGGGAATCGCGGTCTGATTTTCAACTCCGGAGTTATAGGCATATCGATCCAGCACGGGGGCCACATGCGATTTTTCATACAGTAAAGCGACGGCATATCGAAACGCGTCATCTTCTGTCTGGTTCAGCAGTCGATGACAGTCTTCAGCCGGCATTGCTCCTTTGCAGGACAGCCGTTGTTTCAATTCGTCATACTGAATGGCAGCCAGCACCGGTTCCGGTTTTTCGATTTCTTCCGGCCACTTTTCCAGTGGAACTTCTGTCTGATAATGTCCGCCCTGCCTCATCCAATGCTGGTACCTGACCCAGGACCACGCGTCTGCGTCATTGTCATTGCTGTCTGACGCATACACGAAACCAGCGGGCTGTTCCTGCCAGGCTGCTGAGCCCGGCTGTTTTTGTGCCTGCTCTGAATCTGCTTCTACTGGAAAAAAGCGGGGTTGAAAAAAGTCGTCTTCTGAGGGCTCAAACCGATGATCGTGAACCAGCAGCCGAACAGCACGTTGCGTTTTTAAATCTTTGCGTTGGATTTCCCCATTGATATACAAATCCCCGTCTTTGACCTGCACGGCTTCACCCGGTAAACCCACCACCCGTTTGACATACGCCTGGGTTGGCTTCATCGGATTTTGAAATACCGCCACGTCCCACCGCTCGGGGGGCTTGAGGTAGTAAGCGTGTTTAAACACCAGCAACTGGTCACCTTCGTTACGGGGCACCTGAGCCAGATCGATGGAATTGGTATCACAGTTGGGACAAGTTGCATACTGCCCGGCCTGTTGAAATCCCTGTCCGTCCGCGGCTGGGTCCTGTATCCGGTTGGTGGAGACGGAATCATCATAGGCTACGCCATAGGTAAACGAATAATGGCAGCGGGGACAGGTAACCTGCTTATGGTAACCCAAGAGAGAAGGCGCCATCGAGCCTGTCGAAATCATATAACCTTCCGCAGCGAAAGTCCGGAAGAGAATGACGGCGATTGCCAGTGTAGCCACGGACTCCAGCACCAGCCGAAACAGGCTGGATCGCTGCGGCAACTCTTCCGCTTGAATTTCGAGTTGACGGGAAGTGTGTTGCATCGTGACAGACAAATAGAGAAACGGTAGAACCGGCATCCGGTTTCCAGGCGGAATTACGACTGGGAATCTATTTTAGTAAAACCAACAGGGCAGAGGAAATAGCGGTTCACCCACTCCCCCCCTGATCAGAGGGAATAATTGCTGCAGCGTACTTAAGACATTGTATTGCGGTGACTTAGACAGTATCCAGCTTTACGGTAGCGTCTCCAGGCTCATCTGAGATCTGCACAATAAAATGCGAGACGCGCCAGTGAAATGGGATACGAATTATCCTATCGCATAGAACAGCAGCAGCATGCAGATCCAGATCACACCCAGGAAATGCCAGACGACGGCACAGGCATGGACGCCCCAGTTATATTCATGATCATACAGATAGAGATAGGCTTTATAAATTACGAACCCCAGAAATCCGAAGGCGACGAAAAAGTGGAGTGCATGTACTAATACAAATGTAAACAACGCACCATAACTGCTGGGATAATTCGCGGCATTTTTCGTATCTTTGAGGCTCAGCAAAATATCCGAATGCTGTTGTAAGAGGTGAGTCAGTCCAATCGTCTGAATGACAAAAAAAGCGCCTCCCAGCAGAAAGGTCAGGTTCAGGCAGTTACGAAACTGCTGCTGTTTTTCATGCCTGACATAATAGACAGCACGTTGAATGGAAATGCTTCCCAGAATCAGCAGAACCGTACTCAGCCAAAGCGCGGGGGGAATTACGAGATTGACCGGTTCATGTTGCTGCGCCAGATTCGAACGGACGATGACATAAGCCAGCAGTCCGCCGATAAATAAAACGGCTGTACTAAACAGAAAAATGGCCAGCCCAAAATCTCGCTGGCTTAAGCGATCCCGTGAGGTAAATAACAGCGCGAGACGATCTCTCCATCTCTGACTCCGGTCGGCTGGCATGCTCACCTGCTTTTGATCAACAAGCAGAAACGCTGATGATAATTTGATAAAATCCGTTGGCGGATCATCATATTTTCGAGAAGCGACCCGTGAAAGTCTATCTGATTATTTGTCAGACGTTTCTGGCGTGGGCTTTTTGTCTGTTTTCGGCTTTTCGGCGGAGGCGGGCTTCTTTTCAGTCGTTGATTTTTCAGCGGGGACAGCCTGCGTTTCGGGTGCTGGTTTCGCGTCAGTACCGGCATTCACTGCCGGCGCTGCAGGAGCGGCTGCTGCCGGCTCTTTCACTAAAAGTTCAGGAGGCTTATCTTCTGAGTAACCTTTGACGTAGTCATCGTAGGCATGAGAATCCAGTAGAATCATACACAGAAAAAAGGCCGCAAACACGATTGA
The sequence above is a segment of the Gimesia algae genome. Coding sequences within it:
- the lptB gene encoding LPS export ABC transporter ATP-binding protein — translated: MALLECVGLVKDYPGKRAVDGVDFFVERGEIVGLLGPNGAGKTTTFRMACGMVAPTKGRVYLEGNDVTKWPMYKRARQGMGYLPQDESVFVKLSIEQNIYAILEFLDVTRKQRHETVDRLLDQFGLTAKRKQIASTLSGGERRRLEIARCLGSSPELILLDEPFTGIDPVTIHDIQDIIADLRDDGISILLTDHRERETLTITDRSYIISAGQVLVSGDAETVLSDASAQALYFGKRFDKGSIIEGREAFGTRGADREAA
- the lepB gene encoding signal peptidase I — translated: MAKKIEKAKLKKVSNEQVEKSNTEPEQGKSRHNEMRDTIESIIIALVFAFVFRAYSAEAFVIPTGSMAPTLYGRHKELHCAECGVKYAVGASDELVEKSEYYLPDNKVTGAFCPNCRYYTNLQDAMPFTGDRIIVNKFPFDYGDPGRWDVIVFKYPEASQTNYIKRLVGLPGEELQISRGDVYARKNEKEPFQILRKDNLNKQLTVQQLVYDDDYPPREILEYGWPERWSPMQQVKPVETRFEDLKQSTWELDRETRAYQFKGIAGKAEKLEWLRYRHIVPRQSEWALLQENPELFTQTMLSSPPQSRLISDYTAYNNYSGGSSSGAFTYDAAFWVGDLTLSFDVEIQSEAGELLVELMRGDRHFRVRFDVKTGQAKLYFVEDFPNPEPVETELTTVETELKGKGGYSVMLANVDQRLCLWVNGSEVDLGTATQYQPPVSPAPREGDLAPAGITGVGIEFTVSHLMLQRDIYYRADEYYQNQEYSGDRRHLWELLWDPAAWSRQYEDHRQQVRFDKMSDEEFFVLGDNSARSADSRLWGNSRQAEHRHAVPRSALVGKAFMIYWPHGIPFMNDGRGYSPTAGPLKRFFYHQTRPGVYPDDPYAKLSIPFYPNFSRMKRIR
- a CDS encoding beta-ketoacyl-[acyl-carrier-protein] synthase family protein; this translates as MQTNGFALTEVVDLADHTDLFELLDNESVYTLSHQGFSAGFSSVKAISRSTGIETRRLLQPDLSPLDIATAIAEKLQLTVGFDWADCPAILLCHSHTRNQSARQLCDQLSEKLGVPSERFIALNYGCVGFIELLNRASRLLLDQPAGVHIPLLTVETPEHWHDSSDKAFCGIVSAGATGTTLWSGPGHTLLHVETSTEYIPDERRKADMPLFWTEQGDMYDFRGQPEHKLVMHMDGESVFLNGVDLMLEACLKSYEEVSGTTERILIAPHQPSGKLLKAMIAAAKQIPISADFLNNLPNYGNSISSTIPTILARLDEVVENNDHAPVNPGDLILLPAAGICMDRLTDSMCIGRAALRWQPGRYRDES
- a CDS encoding cytochrome c oxidase subunit 3 yields the protein MPADRSQRWRDRLALLFTSRDRLSQRDFGLAIFLFSTAVLFIGGLLAYVIVRSNLAQQHEPVNLVIPPALWLSTVLLILGSISIQRAVYYVRHEKQQQFRNCLNLTFLLGGAFFVIQTIGLTHLLQQHSDILLSLKDTKNAANYPSSYGALFTFVLVHALHFFVAFGFLGFVIYKAYLYLYDHEYNWGVHACAVVWHFLGVIWICMLLLFYAIG
- the lepB gene encoding signal peptidase I, encoding MPVLPFLYLSVTMQHTSRQLEIQAEELPQRSSLFRLVLESVATLAIAVILFRTFAAEGYMISTGSMAPSLLGYHKQVTCPRCHYSFTYGVAYDDSVSTNRIQDPAADGQGFQQAGQYATCPNCDTNSIDLAQVPRNEGDQLLVFKHAYYLKPPERWDVAVFQNPMKPTQAYVKRVVGLPGEAVQVKDGDLYINGEIQRKDLKTQRAVRLLVHDHRFEPSEDDFFQPRFFPVEADSEQAQKQPGSAAWQEQPAGFVYASDSNDNDADAWSWVRYQHWMRQGGHYQTEVPLEKWPEEIEKPEPVLAAIQYDELKQRLSCKGAMPAEDCHRLLNQTEDDAFRYAVALLYEKSHVAPVLDRYAYNSGVENQTAIPVHDFLFACDLQVKSPAGELVIELFDGQHHFRNIIDFKQRQINLFIDDRTQPIRTGPLRSDFRSQPVKLEMSVMDRQALFAINGELAYQPLLFSKNSEQREEIRIPLQFGARGGTFQLTNVKLFRDIHYTRGKALHGVDEPYQLDQSSYFMLGDNSPVSLDSRSWADGKVDQKYLLGKPFLVHLPSRQGEVKIGDQIGHIRIPDFTRIRYIH
- a CDS encoding cytochrome C oxidase subunit IV family protein, whose protein sequence is MSDHVESDAHAENTQSCHVHIVPVKVLIGVFLVLVALTVVTVEAAKFDTGRLDVIVSMAIATAKASLVVFIFMHLWYDKPLNRLAFFFSIVFAAFFLCMILLDSHAYDDYVKGYSEDKPPELLVKEPAAAAPAAPAVNAGTDAKPAPETQAVPAEKSTTEKKPASAEKPKTDKKPTPETSDK